From the genome of Geobacter sp. SVR, one region includes:
- the hemG gene encoding protoporphyrinogen oxidase, translating to MKKVIVIGGGISGLSTAWLLRDKARRAGIELDLTLLEKEATPGGKIRSIREEGYLCEWGPNGFLDSKPQTLDLCGAIGVGGSLHRSNDNARKRFIYTGGELHRLPENGPSFLKSGLISWPGKLRLALEPTPFIARAPGGDESLAAFGRRRLGQEALDKLIAPMVSGIFAGDPETMSLNSCFPRIAELEREYGGLIRAMVMLARKKKKEVAEGKVVSSAAGPGGVLTSFREGIQFLTDALNASLGDIVQTGIQVTAVEQGQSAPYRLQCSDGREYEADVVIVASPAFAAAEMLSGCDDTLATILRQIPYASMTVVCFGYERDRIGHPLDGFGYLIPKKEGCSILGTLWDSSMFENRAPQGKVLLRSMMGGACFPQYVTLSDDEVRTRVMKDLKDVMGITADPSFVRIFRHEQAIPQYTVGHGQRLAGLEERLKGHAGLILTGNSYRGIGLNDCVAAAQRASDEVLTLLGQ from the coding sequence ATGAAAAAAGTGATCGTGATCGGCGGCGGCATCTCGGGTCTCTCCACTGCCTGGCTGCTGCGGGACAAGGCCCGCAGGGCCGGCATCGAGCTGGACCTGACGTTGCTGGAAAAAGAGGCCACGCCGGGGGGCAAGATCCGCAGCATCCGGGAGGAGGGCTATTTGTGCGAGTGGGGCCCCAACGGTTTTCTGGACAGCAAGCCCCAGACCCTGGATCTGTGCGGCGCGATCGGCGTCGGCGGCAGCCTCCATCGCAGCAACGACAATGCCCGCAAACGCTTCATTTACACGGGGGGTGAACTGCACCGCCTGCCGGAAAATGGCCCTTCCTTTCTGAAGAGCGGGCTGATCTCCTGGCCGGGCAAGCTACGCCTGGCCTTGGAGCCGACCCCGTTCATCGCCAGAGCCCCCGGGGGGGACGAAAGCCTGGCCGCCTTCGGTCGCCGCCGCCTGGGTCAGGAGGCGTTGGACAAACTGATCGCGCCCATGGTATCCGGCATCTTTGCCGGCGACCCGGAAACCATGTCGCTCAACTCCTGTTTCCCCCGCATCGCCGAGCTGGAGCGTGAGTACGGCGGGTTGATCCGCGCCATGGTCATGCTGGCCAGGAAGAAGAAAAAAGAGGTGGCCGAGGGGAAGGTGGTTTCCAGCGCCGCCGGACCGGGGGGCGTTTTGACCTCCTTCCGCGAGGGGATCCAATTCCTGACCGACGCCCTGAACGCCTCGCTGGGGGATATCGTCCAAACGGGAATTCAGGTGACGGCGGTGGAGCAGGGGCAATCGGCTCCGTACCGTTTGCAATGCAGCGACGGCCGCGAGTACGAGGCCGATGTCGTCATCGTTGCCTCGCCCGCGTTTGCTGCGGCTGAGATGCTGTCCGGCTGCGACGATACGCTGGCGACCATTCTGCGCCAGATCCCCTATGCCAGTATGACGGTGGTCTGCTTCGGCTACGAGCGTGACCGCATCGGCCATCCCCTGGACGGCTTCGGCTACCTGATCCCCAAAAAGGAGGGGTGCAGCATTCTCGGCACCCTGTGGGACTCCAGCATGTTCGAGAACCGGGCGCCGCAGGGGAAGGTGCTCCTGCGCAGCATGATGGGTGGGGCCTGTTTTCCGCAGTACGTCACACTGAGCGACGACGAGGTGCGGACAAGGGTGATGAAGGACCTGAAGGATGTGATGGGGATTACGGCAGATCCCTCCTTTGTGCGCATCTTCCGGCACGAGCAGGCTATCCCCCAGTATACCGTTGGGCACGGCCAGCGCCTGGCAGGGCTGGAGGAACGGCTGAAAGGCCATGCGGGCCTGATTCTGACCGGCAACTCCTACCGCGGCATCGGGCTGAACGACTGTGTGGCCGCTGCCCAGCGCGCTTCGGACGAGGTACTTACACTCCTCGGACAATAA
- a CDS encoding DnaJ C-terminal domain-containing protein: MAQTDYYKTLGVDKKATPDEIKKAFRKLAVKYHPDRNPGDKAAEDKFKEINEAYAVLSDTQKKEQYDTFGSSGFHKQYSQEDIFRNFDFGGTFRDMGMGGGEDIFSRLFGGAFGRGGRGGFRAGPQKGGDLEMETDVSFRDAVSGAEKVVAFRRNGSREEIKVKIPAGVDNGSKIRIAGKGGQGEGGGPAGDLYLIIRVLPDPVFTRDGGDLFVERPIPFSAACLGTSLDVPTLEGDKRIKVPAGIQPGTKIRLKGFGVKPVGSNTKGDLFVKVTVRIPENLNAEQKRLVEELNKKGL, from the coding sequence ATGGCTCAGACCGATTATTACAAGACTCTCGGGGTGGATAAAAAGGCGACCCCCGATGAGATAAAGAAGGCATTCCGTAAGTTGGCCGTCAAATATCACCCTGACCGCAATCCGGGGGATAAGGCGGCCGAGGATAAGTTCAAGGAGATCAACGAGGCCTATGCCGTGCTTTCGGACACGCAGAAGAAGGAACAGTACGACACCTTCGGTTCCAGCGGTTTCCACAAGCAGTACAGCCAGGAAGACATCTTCCGCAATTTCGACTTCGGCGGCACCTTCAGGGACATGGGCATGGGGGGAGGAGAAGACATCTTCTCACGCCTGTTCGGCGGCGCCTTCGGTCGGGGGGGCCGGGGAGGCTTCCGTGCAGGCCCTCAGAAGGGGGGCGACCTGGAAATGGAGACCGATGTCAGCTTCCGTGACGCGGTGAGCGGCGCGGAGAAAGTCGTCGCCTTCCGACGCAACGGCAGCCGCGAGGAGATCAAGGTCAAGATCCCGGCAGGGGTGGACAACGGCAGCAAGATCCGCATTGCCGGCAAGGGGGGTCAGGGTGAGGGTGGCGGTCCGGCCGGCGACCTGTACCTGATCATCCGGGTGCTGCCCGACCCGGTCTTTACCCGGGATGGCGGCGATCTCTTCGTGGAACGCCCCATTCCTTTCAGTGCCGCCTGTCTGGGCACATCCCTGGATGTGCCTACTCTGGAAGGGGACAAGCGCATCAAGGTGCCGGCCGGCATCCAGCCGGGGACCAAGATCCGTCTGAAGGGTTTCGGCGTCAAACCGGTCGGTTCGAACACCAAGGGGGATCTGTTCGTGAAGGTTACCGTGCGCATACCGGAGAACCTGAACGCCGAGCAAAAACGCCTGGTGGAAGAACTGAACAAAAAGGGGCTGTGA
- the rmuC gene encoding DNA recombination protein RmuC, with protein sequence MEIAVFAAGLAAGLAVAGVFLKKRLSDAVRLARGEGQVELALLNERLHGATEEADRLRTSLSDSEQQRELLRQSLERSRSECAQLSERAGRLTVLENELKSVAAHAEAQSQQVSSLRQHLSAAQSTLTSRLEEIARLTDEARELTLRRDSLLVDLQTLNARFTEVSTTLDAERRQNEEKLVLLNDAREQLSNQFKALASEILEEKAKRFTEQNQSNIGQLLEPLKVKLSEFQGKVEEVYVQEGKERSALAAQVKHLMDLNRQLSDDANNLTRALKGSSKTQGNWGEMILEKILESSGLRKGHEYDVQESHTREDGSRLQPDVVIHLPEGRHIIADAKVSLIAYEEYVNADDDNGRNAACKRHIDSVRGHIKGLSEKNYHGIHGVKSLDFVLMFIPVEPAFMLAISQDTELWQDAWKRNVLLVSPSTLLFVVRTVAHLWRQEQQNRNAQEIARRGAELYDKLVGFVDDLKGVGSRLKQAQGEYDKAYGKFVEGRGNVIRQAEMLKALGVKPNKAMPADMLEAAMEEPALLPGMPAPADALSGMQHADTDRLQPQ encoded by the coding sequence GTGGAAATAGCAGTCTTTGCAGCAGGTCTGGCAGCAGGTCTCGCAGTTGCCGGTGTATTTCTGAAAAAGCGCCTGAGCGATGCCGTGAGGCTGGCCCGTGGCGAAGGGCAGGTCGAGCTTGCCTTGCTGAATGAGCGTCTCCATGGTGCCACCGAAGAGGCGGACCGCCTGCGCACCTCCCTGTCCGATTCGGAACAGCAACGGGAGCTTCTGCGGCAGTCGCTGGAGAGGTCGCGCAGCGAGTGCGCCCAGCTGTCGGAACGTGCGGGGCGTTTAACTGTCCTGGAAAACGAGCTGAAAAGCGTTGCCGCACATGCAGAGGCACAGAGCCAGCAGGTTTCCTCCTTGCGCCAGCACCTGAGCGCTGCCCAGTCGACCCTGACAAGCAGGCTCGAAGAGATTGCCCGCCTTACCGATGAAGCCAGGGAACTCACGCTCCGGCGCGACTCCCTGCTCGTGGATCTGCAGACCCTGAATGCACGCTTTACGGAAGTATCCACCACCCTGGATGCGGAGCGCCGGCAGAACGAAGAAAAGCTGGTGTTGCTCAACGATGCCCGCGAGCAGCTTTCCAACCAGTTCAAGGCGCTGGCCAGCGAGATCCTGGAGGAGAAGGCCAAGCGTTTTACCGAGCAGAACCAGTCCAACATCGGACAGCTGCTGGAACCGCTCAAGGTCAAGCTGTCCGAGTTCCAGGGCAAGGTGGAGGAGGTCTACGTGCAGGAGGGCAAAGAGCGCAGTGCCCTGGCGGCCCAGGTCAAGCACCTGATGGACCTCAATCGGCAGCTCTCCGACGACGCCAACAACCTCACCCGTGCCCTGAAGGGCTCCAGCAAGACCCAGGGCAACTGGGGCGAAATGATCCTGGAGAAGATCCTGGAGTCATCCGGGTTGCGCAAGGGGCACGAATACGACGTGCAGGAGAGCCACACCCGCGAGGATGGCAGCCGTCTCCAGCCCGATGTGGTCATCCATCTGCCCGAGGGGCGGCACATCATTGCTGATGCAAAGGTATCGCTGATCGCCTACGAAGAGTACGTCAACGCGGACGACGACAATGGCCGGAATGCAGCCTGCAAGCGGCACATCGATTCGGTGCGGGGGCATATCAAAGGGCTGTCGGAGAAGAATTATCACGGCATCCACGGGGTGAAGTCCCTCGACTTCGTGCTGATGTTCATCCCGGTGGAACCGGCCTTCATGCTGGCCATCTCCCAGGACACCGAGCTGTGGCAGGATGCCTGGAAACGGAACGTGCTGCTGGTCAGCCCCAGCACGCTGCTGTTCGTGGTGCGCACCGTGGCCCATCTGTGGCGCCAGGAGCAGCAGAACCGCAACGCACAGGAAATCGCCCGGCGGGGAGCGGAACTGTATGATAAACTGGTGGGATTCGTGGATGATCTGAAGGGGGTCGGCTCCCGGCTGAAACAGGCCCAGGGAGAATATGACAAGGCCTATGGCAAATTCGTAGAAGGGCGCGGCAACGTCATTCGCCAGGCCGAGATGTTGAAGGCCCTGGGAGTGAAGCCGAACAAGGCCATGCCGGCCGACATGCTGGAAGCTGCCATGGAGGAGCCGGCACTGCTGCCGGGCATGCCCGCTCCAGCTGATGCCCTTTCCGGCATGCAGCACGCGGATACGGATCGTTTACAGCCTCAATAA
- a CDS encoding NAD(P)H-dependent glycerol-3-phosphate dehydrogenase has translation MRTSRERVAVIGGGSWGTALAHVLAGNGHDTVLWVYEQDLAAEMSSTRVNSLYLPGFTLDPALAVTGSLPEALADRTMIILVTPVQVMRSVLSQAAALVGPGTILVNASKGIELGTLNTVSQICSELLGEAALEGYVALSGPTFAREVAAGLPSLIVAASRSEQCARRVQAAFSNPVFRAYTNSDVIGVELGGAVKNVIAIAAGICDGLGFGHNARAALITRGLSEMNRLGLAMGAQHATFAGLAGMGDLVLTCTGDLSRNRTVGYKLGQGMRLADILAEMRMVAEGIKTSESVYQLACRLGVEMPIVEKVFQILHEDKPAKQAVSELMARDLKAEM, from the coding sequence ATGAGGACTAGCCGGGAACGGGTTGCCGTGATCGGCGGCGGCAGCTGGGGTACGGCCCTGGCCCATGTACTGGCGGGGAACGGGCATGACACGGTACTGTGGGTCTACGAACAGGATCTGGCGGCCGAGATGAGTTCCACCCGTGTCAACTCGCTCTACCTGCCCGGCTTCACGCTTGATCCCGCCCTGGCCGTCACCGGTAGTCTGCCGGAGGCGCTGGCGGACCGCACGATGATCATCCTGGTGACGCCGGTACAGGTCATGCGCAGCGTGTTGTCACAGGCCGCAGCGCTGGTCGGTCCCGGAACCATACTGGTGAATGCCTCCAAAGGCATCGAGCTGGGCACCCTGAACACCGTCTCCCAGATCTGCAGCGAGCTGTTGGGTGAGGCCGCGCTGGAAGGCTATGTTGCTCTTTCGGGTCCCACATTCGCCCGTGAAGTGGCAGCCGGACTACCGTCGCTGATCGTGGCCGCCTCCCGCAGCGAGCAGTGCGCCCGCCGGGTGCAGGCGGCATTCAGCAATCCCGTCTTCCGGGCCTACACCAACAGCGACGTGATCGGCGTCGAACTGGGAGGGGCAGTCAAAAACGTGATCGCCATTGCCGCCGGCATCTGCGATGGTCTCGGATTCGGCCACAACGCCCGGGCAGCCCTGATTACCCGCGGATTGTCGGAGATGAACCGGCTGGGACTGGCCATGGGAGCCCAACACGCCACCTTTGCCGGACTGGCAGGCATGGGGGACCTGGTGCTGACCTGCACCGGCGACCTCTCCCGCAACCGCACGGTGGGATACAAGCTGGGACAGGGCATGCGGCTGGCCGATATCCTGGCTGAAATGCGCATGGTGGCCGAGGGAATCAAAACGTCGGAATCGGTCTATCAATTGGCCTGCCGGTTGGGGGTAGAGATGCCGATTGTGGAGAAGGTCTTCCAGATCCTCCACGAGGACAAGCCTGCCAAACAGGCGGTCAGCGAGCTGATGGCGCGGGATCTGAAGGCGGAGATGTAA
- the ispF gene encoding 2-C-methyl-D-erythritol 2,4-cyclodiphosphate synthase — translation MRIGHGYDVHRLVEERKLIIGGVEIPWEKGLLGHSDADVLLHAISDAILGAIGEGDIGKHFPDTDPAFKGADSLKLLEHVGRLAAERGYRLGNLDATIIAQRPKMAPHIPQMRANIARVLGAEAGQVNVKATTEEGLGFSGRGEGISSHAVVIMMPV, via the coding sequence ATGCGCATAGGACACGGATACGACGTCCACCGGCTTGTGGAGGAGAGGAAGCTGATCATCGGCGGGGTGGAGATCCCCTGGGAGAAGGGGTTGTTGGGGCATTCCGATGCCGATGTCCTCCTGCACGCCATCAGCGATGCCATACTGGGGGCCATCGGTGAAGGGGACATCGGCAAGCATTTTCCCGATACCGATCCGGCCTTCAAGGGGGCCGACAGCCTGAAGCTGCTGGAGCATGTCGGTCGATTGGCCGCCGAGCGCGGCTATCGTCTCGGCAACCTAGATGCCACCATCATTGCCCAGCGACCCAAGATGGCCCCGCACATTCCGCAGATGCGGGCCAATATCGCCCGGGTGCTCGGTGCAGAGGCCGGGCAGGTCAACGTCAAGGCCACCACCGAGGAGGGGCTCGGCTTTTCAGGCCGCGGCGAAGGAATCTCATCCCACGCGGTAGTGATCATGATGCCTGTGTAG